The following proteins are co-located in the Anser cygnoides isolate HZ-2024a breed goose chromosome 2, Taihu_goose_T2T_genome, whole genome shotgun sequence genome:
- the DCLK3 gene encoding serine/threonine-protein kinase DCLK3 isoform X4, translated as MFDHASHSASSKVTERKLHGTCPPVGRGNCGKQCVNASSYKSSFFNPRNGFHTIHSEHSPVKPRIITVVKPSGHTLKKITLLLNRRFVQTFEQLMADISEALGFPHWKNDHVRKLYNLRGREIRSVSDFFREGDVFIAMGREPLTLKNLEVAIQELCPENPYAASAIQQDKEQSQKLKSRLYDKASKVDSGFDEAEIAKNCGDVMSPKMVARKSQAKTKQEEKMRTKKKWTRESWDGEQGLRPSRKTRESERYLKQERNPEKGLEEITVEVVRCEKCEQERQARQKLRRERHAETSFENTDLDAGACQRYQVERNAKIRNSRKSEIPLEGEEVGWKENGCRKTWKPLHRNVNEGLEKQKKSIEIERDLEKHENCEKEVVKIKKNAVEGLQITHEVKEENGSSCVTNQNGWLMKDTPRDAEKPSKVHRDSREGQRAKEEGARREGNIHRENDVTQREKTGERRMNKEENKAPGLENTSRRHAIKNRTDVENHYEIGRTIGDGNFAVVKECRHCNSNQIYAMKIVDKSKLKGKEDMMESEILIIRSLSHPNIVSLIEVYETEAEIYLILEYVPGGDLFDAIIESVKFTEHDAAVMTTDLCEALVYIHSKNIVHRDLKPENLLVQHNADKSTTLKLADFGLAKLVTKPIFTVCGTPTYVAPEILAEKGYGLEVDMWATGVILYILLCGFPPFRSQERDQEELFQIIQLGHYEFLSPYWDNISAAAKDLITRLLIVDPQKRYTAQQVLQHPWIRTAGKTNGRNLQREVTINIERHFRTQRKKEVVDEDT; from the exons ATGTTTGACCACGCATCTCACAGTGCAAGCTCAAAAGTAACAGAGAGGAAACTACATGGGACTTGTCCTCCAGTTGGTCGTGGAAACTGTGGAAAACAATGTGTGAATGCGAGCAGCTATaagtcttcattttttaatcccCGGAATGGTTTTCATACAATACATTCAGAGCACAGTCCTGTGAAGCCAAGGATTATTACAGTGGTGAAACCCAGCGGGCATACACTCAAAAAGATAACCTTGCTTCTGAACAGGAGATTTGTCCAGACCTTTGAGCAGCTGATGGCTGACATTTCAGAAGCTTTGGGATTTCCACACTGGAAGAATGACCACGTGAGAAAGCTTTACAATCTGAGAGGCAGAGAAATCCGAAGTGTTTCTGACTTCTTCAGGGAGGGCGATGTGTTCATAGCTATGGGGAGGGAGCCCCTTACATTGAAGAACTTGGAAGTGGCAATACAAGAACTTTGTCCTGAAAATCCttatgctgccagtgcaattcAGCAGGATAAGGAGCAGTCCCAAAAACTGAAGAGCAGGCTGTATGACAAAGCATCAAAAGTGGACAGTGGATTTGATGAGGCAGAGATTGCCAAGAATTGTGGTGATGTTATGTCTCCCAAAATGGTAGCTAGAAAAAGTCAAGCCAAGACaaagcaagaagagaaaatgagaaccAAAAAAAAGTGGACTAGAGAGAGTTGGGATGGCGAGCAAGGATTGAGGCCTTCTAGAAAAACCCGAGAAAGTGAGAGGTACCTTAAGCAAGAGAGGAACCCTGAGAAGGGATTAGAAGAGATTACAGTGGAAGTAGTGAGGTGTGAGAAGTGTGAACAGGAAAGGCAGGCAAGGCAAAAGTTACGAAGGGAAAGGCATGCTGAGACTTCATTTGAGAAcacagacctggatgcaggtGCATGTCAGAGGTATCAGgtagaaagaaatgcaaaaatcagGAATAGCCGAAAATCTGAAATTCCTCTGGAAGGTGAAGAAGTTGGCTGGAAAGAGAATGGCTGCAGAAAGACCTGGAAACCTCTACATAGGAATGTTAATGAAGgactggaaaagcaaaaaaaaagcattgagaTAGAAAGAGATCTGGAGAAACATGAAAACTGCGAGAAAGAAGTGGTGAAAATCAAGAAGAATGCTGTGGAAGGGCTGCAAATAACTCATgaagtgaaggaagaaaatggaagtaGCTGTGTAACTAATCAAAATGGTTGGCTAATGAAAGACACTCCAAGGGATGCTGAGAAACCATCTAAAGTACATAGGGACAGCAGAGAGGGTCAAAGGGCTAAAGAGGAGGGTGCCAGGAGAGAGGGAAATATACACAGAGAGAATGACGTGACTCAAcgagagaaaacaggagagcgTAGaatgaataaagaagaaaacaaggctCCAGGATTGGAAAACACAAGCCGGAGGCATgccattaaaaacagaactgatGTGGAAAACCACTATGAGATTGGCAGGACTATTGGGGATGGGAATTTTGCGGTAGTGAAGGAATGTCGCCACTGCAACTCTAATCAGATCTATGCCATGAAAATTGTGGATAAATCCAAGCTGAAGGGGAAAGAGGACATGATGGAAAGCGAAATTCTGATCATTAGGAGTCTTTCTCATCCCAATATAGTAAGCTTAATTGAAGTGTATGAGACAGAGGCTGAGATCTACCTAATCCTGGAGTATGTCCCAGGAGGGGACTTATTTGATGCAATCATAGAAAGTGTGAAGTTCACAGAGCATGATGCTGCTGTCATGACCACTGACCTGTGTGAAGCGCTGGTGTATATTCACAGCAAGAACATCGTCCACAGAGACCTCAAACCAGAGAACCTTTTG GTTCAGCATAATGCAGATAAATCTACTACACTGAAACTAGCAGATTTTGGCCTTGCAAAGCTGGTTACAAAACCTATATTTACTGTGTGTGGAACACCAACATATGTTGCCCCTGAGATACTTGCTGAGAAGG gCTATGGGCTCGAAGTAGATATGTGGGCAACTGGTGTGATCCTTTACATTTTGCTCTGCGGTTTTCCCCCCTTTCGCAGTCAGGAACGTGATCAAGAAGAGCTGTTTCAAATCATACAGCTGGGTCACTATGAATTCCTTTCCCCATACTGGGACAATATTTCTGCAG